One genomic segment of Clostridium saccharoperbutylacetonicum N1-4(HMT) includes these proteins:
- a CDS encoding ethanolamine ammonia-lyase subunit EutB, with the protein MILRTTLFGNVYNFKDIKEVLAKANEEKSGDRLAGIIAESTAERVAAKVVLSELTIGDLRNNPVVDYDIDEVTRVIQDGVNEEIYNGIRGMTIGDFREFLLSSSGDEIKAIRDGLTSEVIAGVTKLMSNMDLICASKKLVNIATCNTTIGKLGTLSARLQPNHPTDNIEGIMASVMEGISYGVGDALIGLNPAVDTIDSVSRILKAFREFMEKFKIPTQNCVLAHVTTQMEALKKGAPMDVMFQSIAGSEISNRGFGIDVKLIDEAYAMMKELKASKGENFMYFETGQGSELSSDGHNGADQLTMEARCYGFAKKYNPFLVNTVVGFIGPEYLYDGAQVIRAGLEDHFMGKLTGLSMGVDVCYTNHMKADQNDLENLAILLAQANCNYFMGIPGGDDVMLMYQSSSYHDIATLREVTNKRPIKEFETRLEELGIMKNGILTSRAGDPSIFLNMGV; encoded by the coding sequence ATGATTTTAAGAACAACCCTTTTTGGAAATGTATATAATTTTAAAGATATAAAGGAAGTTCTTGCAAAAGCAAATGAAGAAAAATCAGGGGATAGACTAGCTGGAATTATAGCTGAGTCAACAGCAGAAAGGGTTGCAGCTAAAGTAGTTCTTTCGGAGCTTACTATTGGGGATTTAAGAAATAATCCAGTTGTAGATTATGACATAGATGAAGTTACTAGGGTTATCCAAGATGGGGTTAATGAAGAAATATATAATGGGATTAGGGGTATGACTATAGGAGATTTTAGGGAATTTCTTCTTAGTTCAAGTGGTGATGAAATAAAAGCTATAAGGGATGGATTAACTTCAGAAGTTATTGCAGGAGTAACTAAACTTATGAGTAATATGGATCTTATATGTGCATCAAAAAAGCTTGTTAATATAGCAACTTGTAATACTACAATTGGAAAGCTTGGAACACTTTCAGCAAGGCTTCAGCCAAATCATCCAACTGATAATATTGAGGGAATAATGGCATCGGTTATGGAAGGAATAAGCTATGGTGTAGGAGATGCATTAATAGGTCTTAATCCAGCAGTTGATACTATTGATAGTGTTTCTAGGATTTTAAAAGCTTTTAGAGAATTTATGGAGAAGTTTAAAATACCAACACAGAATTGTGTGTTAGCTCATGTAACAACTCAAATGGAAGCTTTAAAAAAAGGAGCTCCTATGGATGTCATGTTTCAAAGTATAGCAGGCTCTGAAATTTCAAATAGAGGCTTTGGTATAGATGTGAAGCTTATAGATGAAGCATATGCTATGATGAAGGAATTAAAAGCTTCAAAGGGAGAAAATTTCATGTATTTTGAAACTGGTCAAGGCTCGGAGCTATCTTCAGATGGTCATAATGGAGCAGACCAGCTTACAATGGAAGCTAGATGTTATGGGTTTGCTAAAAAATATAATCCATTTTTGGTTAATACAGTTGTGGGATTTATAGGACCTGAATATCTTTATGATGGAGCACAGGTTATAAGGGCAGGTCTTGAAGATCATTTTATGGGTAAATTAACGGGACTTTCTATGGGGGTTGATGTTTGTTATACAAATCATATGAAGGCAGATCAAAATGATTTAGAGAATTTGGCAATATTACTTGCGCAAGCCAACTGTAATTATTTCATGGGAATACCAGGTGGTGACGATGTAATGCTAATGTATCAGTCTTCAAGTTATCATGATATTGCAACTTTAAGAGAGGTAACTAATAAAAGACCAATAAAAGAATTTGAAACTAGACTTGAAGAGCTTGGAATAATGAAAAATGGAATATTGACAAGCAGGGCGGGAGATCCATCAATATTTCTAAATATGGGAGTGTAA
- the eutC gene encoding ethanolamine ammonia-lyase subunit EutC: MEKDMLEDISAVDLSTKISVDNPIDYKGLMILKQSTSARICIGRAGSRYKTRDYLRLRADHAVAMDAVWSHVDEKVVEELGFYKVQTLVKDKEEYITRPDLGRGFSEEILKAIKEKCINDVDVQIIAGDGLSSPAITANIKEIYPMIVEGAEAKGYKIGTPIFVKYARVATMDKISEALNAKVTLILIGERPGLATGESMSCYMAYEASTKKPESQRTVISNIHKNGMPPVEAGAQIVQLIETLLVEKKSGTDLKL; this comes from the coding sequence ATGGAAAAGGATATGTTAGAAGATATATCTGCTGTTGATTTAAGTACTAAAATTTCAGTAGATAATCCAATAGATTATAAAGGGTTAATGATTTTAAAACAGTCAACTTCAGCAAGAATTTGCATCGGAAGAGCTGGCTCAAGATATAAAACAAGGGATTATTTACGACTTAGAGCTGATCATGCAGTTGCAATGGATGCAGTTTGGTCTCATGTGGACGAAAAAGTGGTTGAGGAGTTAGGCTTTTATAAGGTTCAAACTTTAGTAAAAGATAAAGAAGAATATATAACAAGACCAGATCTTGGCAGAGGTTTTTCAGAAGAAATCTTAAAGGCTATAAAAGAAAAATGTATAAATGATGTAGATGTACAAATTATAGCTGGAGATGGATTAAGTTCACCTGCAATAACTGCAAATATAAAAGAAATTTATCCAATGATAGTGGAGGGAGCAGAGGCTAAAGGATATAAAATAGGAACACCTATTTTTGTTAAATATGCAAGGGTTGCTACTATGGATAAAATAAGTGAAGCATTAAATGCAAAAGTAACTTTAATACTAATAGGTGAAAGACCAGGTCTTGCTACAGGAGAAAGCATGAGTTGTTATATGGCATATGAAGCAAGTACTAAAAAGCCAGAATCACAAAGAACTGTAATATCAAATATACACAAAAATGGAATGCCACCAGTAGAAGCTGGAGCACAAATTGTTCAATTAATTGAGACTTTATTAGTGGAAAAAAAGAGTGGGACAGACCTCAAATTATAG
- a CDS encoding RidA family protein has translation MLKVTKTDKAPAAIGPYSQAVSFGDLLFTSGQIALDPVTGEVVGTTIEEQTEQVMKNLSAILEANNIDFNNVIKTTCFIADMGDFAKFNEVYAKYFVSKPARSCVAVKELPKSVLCEVEVIAYK, from the coding sequence ATGTTAAAAGTAACAAAAACAGATAAGGCTCCAGCAGCTATTGGACCATATTCTCAAGCAGTGAGTTTTGGAGATTTATTATTTACATCAGGGCAAATAGCTTTAGATCCTGTAACAGGAGAAGTGGTAGGAACAACTATAGAAGAGCAGACAGAACAAGTTATGAAGAATCTTTCTGCAATATTAGAAGCTAATAATATTGATTTTAACAATGTAATAAAGACTACATGCTTTATTGCTGATATGGGGGATTTTGCAAAATTCAATGAAGTATATGCTAAATACTTTGTGAGTAAACCAGCGCGATCATGTGTTGCTGTAAAAGAGCTTCCTAAATCAGTTTTATGTGAAGTTGAAGTAATAGCCTATAAATAA
- a CDS encoding NAD(P)H-dependent flavin oxidoreductase produces MNFNSLKIGNLVAPIPIIQGGMGVGVSASNLAAAVAKAGGIGIISAAQLGYKEDDFEKNTLEANLKALKKHIELAKSKAVNGIIGINAMVATNNYEEHIRAAIEAGVDLIISGAGLPTMLPKIVKGSSVKIAPIVSSLKAAKVILKLWDKHDNVAPDLVVIEGPKAGGHLGFKVEELENDSVDFDQSVVDIISETKKYAEKYNKEIPVVVAGGVFDGYDIAKYLKLGANGVQMATRFVATEECDASDEFKNAYINCSKEDIQIVKSPVGMPGRAISNPFVKKVHATGEKVTRCYNCLTPCNPATTPYCISKALINAVNGNIDEGLIFCGENASKITKITTVQELMDELVSELKNA; encoded by the coding sequence ATGAATTTTAATTCTCTTAAAATTGGAAATTTAGTTGCTCCTATTCCTATTATCCAAGGAGGTATGGGTGTTGGTGTTTCAGCTTCTAATTTAGCTGCTGCTGTTGCAAAGGCTGGTGGTATTGGAATAATTTCTGCCGCACAACTTGGATATAAAGAAGATGATTTTGAAAAGAACACTTTAGAAGCAAATTTAAAAGCTTTAAAAAAGCATATTGAATTAGCAAAATCTAAAGCTGTTAATGGAATAATAGGAATTAATGCTATGGTTGCAACTAACAACTATGAAGAACATATAAGAGCTGCAATAGAAGCTGGTGTTGATTTAATAATATCTGGTGCTGGACTTCCTACAATGCTACCTAAAATAGTTAAGGGATCTTCTGTAAAAATTGCACCAATTGTTTCTTCTTTAAAGGCTGCAAAAGTAATATTAAAATTGTGGGATAAGCATGATAATGTTGCACCAGACCTTGTTGTTATTGAAGGACCAAAAGCTGGTGGTCATTTAGGTTTTAAAGTTGAAGAACTAGAAAATGACAGTGTAGACTTCGATCAATCTGTTGTTGACATAATAAGTGAAACAAAAAAATATGCTGAAAAATACAATAAGGAAATTCCTGTAGTTGTTGCTGGAGGCGTTTTTGATGGATATGATATTGCTAAATATTTAAAATTAGGCGCAAATGGTGTTCAAATGGCAACAAGATTTGTAGCTACTGAAGAGTGCGATGCATCTGATGAGTTCAAGAATGCTTATATTAATTGTTCCAAAGAAGATATACAAATAGTAAAAAGCCCTGTAGGAATGCCAGGAAGAGCTATTAGCAATCCTTTTGTAAAAAAAGTTCATGCTACTGGTGAAAAAGTAACTCGTTGTTATAATTGTTTAACACCTTGTAATCCTGCTACCACTCCTTACTGCATAAGCAAAGCTTTAATAAATGCTGTAAATGGTAATATAGACGAAGGTCTTATATTCTGTGGTGAAAATGCAAGTAAAATCACTAAAATCACAACAGTTCAAGAACTTATGGATGAGTTAGTATCTGAATTAAAAAATGCTTAA
- a CDS encoding 8-oxo-dGTP diphosphatase — MSRCEKAIVTVLCMVYDGNKILLQDRVKKDWRGLTFPGGHVEKEESFVQAVIREIYEETGLTISEPKLCGVKQFQTDEDERYIVLLFKTNKFEGTLVSSDEGEMIWVDRNSLNNCKLVDDFMDLIKVFDSDNYNEFMYERNKSGEDWLIRLY, encoded by the coding sequence ATGAGCAGGTGTGAAAAGGCTATTGTGACAGTTTTATGTATGGTTTATGATGGTAATAAAATACTACTTCAGGATAGAGTGAAAAAAGATTGGCGTGGACTAACGTTTCCAGGTGGACATGTAGAGAAAGAAGAATCTTTTGTTCAAGCAGTTATTCGTGAAATATATGAAGAAACTGGATTAACGATAAGTGAGCCTAAATTATGCGGAGTAAAGCAATTTCAGACAGATGAGGATGAAAGATATATTGTATTGTTGTTTAAAACTAATAAATTTGAAGGAACTTTAGTTTCTTCTGATGAAGGAGAAATGATATGGGTTGATAGGAACTCATTAAACAATTGTAAGTTAGTGGATGATTTTATGGATTTAATAAAAGTTTTTGATTCAGATAACTATAATGAATTTATGTATGAACGCAATAAATCAGGTGAAGATTGGTTAATTAGATTGTATTAA
- a CDS encoding GNAT family N-acetyltransferase: MVVRKAKLEDANNLLSMLLALDKETKYMLLEPDERNNDVSRVEGMIQQSINGGNLLLVSGEGNNIVGFLSAQRGILKRINHTAYIVVGIREFQRGKGIGSKFFSELDLWAKENSIIRLELTVMCPNIVAKHLYEKNGFEVEGIKKKSMLVDGEYVDEFYMAKLYL; the protein is encoded by the coding sequence ATGGTTGTTCGTAAGGCTAAATTAGAAGATGCCAATAATTTATTAAGCATGTTGTTGGCTTTAGATAAAGAAACTAAATATATGTTGTTAGAACCTGATGAAAGAAATAATGATGTTAGTAGAGTGGAAGGAATGATACAGCAGAGTATTAATGGAGGTAATCTTTTATTAGTTTCAGGGGAAGGTAATAATATAGTAGGGTTTCTTTCTGCCCAAAGAGGTATTTTAAAAAGAATTAATCACACAGCATATATTGTTGTGGGGATTCGTGAGTTTCAACGTGGAAAAGGAATTGGAAGCAAATTTTTCTCTGAATTGGATCTGTGGGCAAAAGAAAATTCAATTATAAGACTTGAATTGACAGTAATGTGTCCTAATATAGTTGCAAAACATTTATACGAAAAGAATGGATTTGAGGTAGAAGGTATAAAAAAGAAGTCTATGCTGGTTGATGGTGAATATGTGGATGAATTTTATATGGCAAAGTTGTATTTATAA